One window of Bacillus alveayuensis genomic DNA carries:
- a CDS encoding hypothetical protein (product_source=Hypo-rule applied; cath_funfam=3.50.50.60; pfam=PF14330): MKELKDLARVIRSKNAGPFELTFDIMFEDLTTYERVKASNILTKETIANLYKIDPKNIIELVYFDQAYAIKFTIRRNSSSGSPGERDTYGAQQHVPLLNLMIP, from the coding sequence ATGAAAGAGTTAAAAGATCTGGCTCGTGTGATTAGAAGTAAAAATGCAGGGCCATTTGAATTAACCTTTGACATTATGTTTGAGGACTTAACCACTTATGAACGTGTCAAAGCTTCAAACATCCTGACAAAGGAAACAATAGCAAATCTTTATAAAATCGACCCGAAAAATATTATTGAGCTCGTTTATTTTGACCAAGCTTATGCTATCAAGTTTACAATTAGACGAAACAGTTCTTCAGGTTCACCAGGAGAACGCGATACTTACGGGGCTCAACAGCACGTTCCACTTCTAAACCTTATGATTCCATAG
- a CDS encoding PAS domain S-box-containing protein (product_source=TIGR00229; cath_funfam=1.10.287.130,3.30.450.20,3.30.565.10; cog=COG3290; pfam=PF02518,PF13188,PF14689,PF17203; smart=SM00091,SM00387; superfamily=103190,55874; tigrfam=TIGR00229; transmembrane_helix_parts=Outside_1_9,TMhelix_10_29,Inside_30_172,TMhelix_173_192,Outside_193_533): MKTIKLHTKIALFICLLLLLILTIIGLYFTHMISETLENQTGRRALHVATTVAKMPTIRAAFHETDPSYIIQPIAEDIRKTTGAEFVVIGNKDSIRYSHPIPERIGKKMVGGDNNRALLNGETYVSKAVGTLGPSLRGKAPILDDNGKVIGIVSVGFLIEDIESIVWQYQLKIMLLVVFVLVIGTIGSFYIAKGVKKAIFGLEPHEIARLFVEKHVILESVREGIIAINNKGNVTMVNQQAYDILGITRDKKVIGKPIQEIIPNSRMLDVLQTKESHVDEQIKIGNHELIVNRVPIFQSDDLIGVVSSFRKKTEIDQLTKELTQVHRYAEALRAQTHEYSNKLNTISGLIQLGSYREALEFIHKETAEYQTVVKQLMRAVPDTMIAAILLGKLNRAQELKINFHIDEESSMKDVPNHINREKLVTILGNLLENAFEAVLDTNHKEKRVQLFMTDIGNDLIFEVEDNGSGISEELIDYIFQKGVSTKKGEGRGMGLFLAHQAVQYLDGYMTVENKELGGAIFTVIIPKRGKVHE, translated from the coding sequence ATGAAAACGATCAAACTTCATACGAAAATCGCCCTGTTTATCTGTTTGCTATTACTTTTAATACTTACAATTATAGGACTTTATTTTACGCATATGATCTCAGAGACGCTAGAGAATCAAACAGGAAGAAGAGCTTTGCATGTTGCTACAACGGTTGCAAAAATGCCAACCATTCGTGCTGCCTTTCATGAAACAGATCCTTCTTATATCATTCAACCAATAGCAGAAGATATACGAAAAACAACAGGTGCCGAGTTTGTCGTTATCGGAAATAAGGATAGCATTCGTTATTCCCATCCAATTCCAGAGAGAATTGGGAAAAAGATGGTGGGAGGAGATAACAATCGTGCTCTACTAAATGGTGAAACCTATGTATCAAAAGCTGTTGGCACACTTGGACCTTCATTAAGAGGGAAAGCACCTATTTTAGACGATAATGGAAAAGTAATTGGTATCGTTTCGGTTGGTTTTTTAATAGAAGACATTGAATCCATTGTATGGCAATATCAATTAAAAATCATGCTTCTTGTTGTTTTTGTTCTTGTCATCGGTACCATTGGTTCCTTTTACATAGCCAAAGGAGTGAAAAAAGCGATATTTGGACTTGAACCTCATGAGATAGCACGTCTTTTTGTAGAAAAACATGTAATCTTGGAATCGGTCCGAGAAGGAATAATCGCAATCAATAACAAAGGAAATGTTACAATGGTAAATCAACAAGCATATGATATTCTCGGTATTACTCGTGATAAAAAGGTTATTGGAAAACCTATTCAGGAAATAATTCCAAATTCACGTATGTTGGATGTTCTTCAGACAAAAGAAAGTCATGTAGATGAACAGATCAAGATAGGAAACCATGAATTGATTGTCAACCGCGTTCCAATTTTTCAAAGTGATGATTTGATTGGTGTTGTTTCAAGCTTTCGCAAAAAAACAGAGATTGACCAATTAACAAAAGAATTAACCCAAGTTCATCGTTATGCTGAAGCATTGCGTGCACAAACTCATGAATATTCCAATAAATTAAACACCATTTCAGGGCTAATTCAACTTGGCTCTTATCGTGAAGCACTTGAATTTATACATAAAGAAACAGCAGAATATCAAACTGTTGTGAAACAGTTAATGAGAGCGGTTCCCGATACAATGATTGCTGCCATTCTGTTAGGAAAATTAAATCGAGCACAAGAGTTAAAAATTAACTTTCACATTGACGAAGAAAGCAGTATGAAAGATGTCCCAAATCATATTAACCGAGAGAAGCTAGTTACGATTCTTGGTAATTTACTAGAAAATGCATTTGAAGCGGTCTTAGATACAAATCATAAAGAAAAAAGGGTTCAATTGTTTATGACGGATATAGGAAATGATTTAATTTTTGAAGTAGAAGACAACGGTAGCGGTATCTCGGAAGAACTAATAGATTATATTTTTCAAAAAGGGGTAAGCACAAAAAAGGGAGAAGGAAGAGGAATGGGCCTCTTTTTAGCACACCAAGCTGTCCAATATTTAGATGGTTACATGACCGTTGAAAACAAGGAGCTTGGAGGGGCTATTTTTACTGTCATCATTCCAAAAAGGGGGAAGGTACATGAGTAA
- a CDS encoding hypothetical protein (product_source=Hypo-rule applied; pfam=PF07287), with protein MDEIRILSPQGMLGYGYPLESLEYGLSQNPHAICVDAGSTDGGPHRLGKGVGGVSRYATKKDLKPLVLGAKNQNIPLLIGSSGGSGANCRVKWTVDILKEIAQEEHLQLSIAVIYADIDKKWLLTKYEQGKVKAVGSAPPLTKKSILESIALVGQMGVEPYLEALKEKVDIIVGGRTYDPVMTAAIPLFNGMNLGLSLHMGKILECGALAATPSTAKDGMMGIIRHDHFLVRPLHPNRKSTIQSVAAHTLYEKSHPYLLPGPGGTLDLSQCQFNQEDTRTVRVTGSKFIPSSKYEIKIEGVRPVGFRTVLIAGVRDPYFIQQFHLIIEKVKQETADYFPELKSNEAKLHFICYGFDGVMGQLETVSANPHEVGIVVEVVASTQELSDRICAYVRSVLMHIDYDGRVSTAGNLALPFAPPELSQGQVFEFSVYHTVQVDDPLELFPIKRMTIGG; from the coding sequence ATGGATATCCATTGGAATCGTTGGAGTATGGACTATCCCAAAATCCACATGCCATTTGTGTCGATGCTGGCTCAACAGATGGTGGTCCACATCGACTTGGAAAAGGAGTAGGTGGGGTAAGCCGCTATGCGACTAAAAAAGATTTAAAACCACTTGTACTTGGAGCTAAAAATCAGAACATCCCCCTTCTCATTGGATCTAGCGGAGGTTCAGGGGCAAACTGTCGGGTAAAATGGACGGTTGATATTTTAAAAGAAATCGCTCAGGAAGAACATTTACAACTCTCTATCGCCGTCATTTATGCAGATATCGACAAAAAGTGGCTACTGACAAAGTATGAACAAGGGAAAGTGAAAGCTGTAGGATCCGCTCCTCCTTTAACAAAAAAGTCGATTTTAGAATCTATAGCTTTAGTTGGACAAATGGGCGTTGAACCATACTTAGAAGCACTAAAAGAAAAAGTCGACATTATTGTAGGAGGCAGAACGTATGACCCCGTTATGACCGCGGCTATCCCCCTTTTCAATGGAATGAATCTAGGACTTAGTTTGCATATGGGGAAAATTCTAGAATGCGGGGCACTTGCCGCAACACCGAGCACAGCAAAAGACGGCATGATGGGAATCATTCGTCATGATCATTTTCTTGTTCGACCGTTACATCCAAACCGAAAAAGCACCATTCAATCTGTCGCAGCCCACACACTTTATGAAAAATCACATCCTTACCTATTGCCAGGGCCAGGCGGGACCCTTGATTTATCACAATGTCAGTTTAATCAAGAAGATACACGTACTGTTCGAGTCACAGGTAGTAAATTTATTCCATCTTCCAAGTATGAAATTAAAATAGAAGGAGTTCGACCTGTAGGTTTTCGAACCGTACTTATAGCAGGTGTACGTGACCCGTATTTTATCCAACAATTCCATTTAATTATTGAAAAAGTTAAACAAGAAACCGCTGATTATTTTCCGGAACTTAAGTCAAATGAAGCTAAACTCCATTTTATATGTTATGGTTTTGATGGCGTTATGGGGCAATTAGAGACCGTATCAGCTAACCCGCACGAAGTCGGAATTGTCGTAGAAGTCGTGGCTTCTACACAAGAGTTATCAGATCGTATTTGTGCCTACGTGAGATCAGTTTTAATGCATATAGATTATGATGGCAGAGTCTCAACAGCTGGAAATCTGGCCCTTCCGTTTGCGCCTCCTGAACTTTCTCAAGGACAAGTATTTGAGTTTTCCGTCTATCATACCGTTCAAGTTGATGACCCACTTGAGCTTTTTCCGATTAAACGGATGACAATAGGAGGATAA
- a CDS encoding two-component system CitB family response regulator (product_source=KO:K02475; cath_funfam=1.10.10.10,3.40.50.2300; cog=COG4565; ko=KO:K02475; pfam=PF00072,PF08279,PF12431; smart=SM00448; superfamily=52172), with protein sequence MSNVQVLIVEDELKNLEINRHFTEKVEGFEVCGIAASIEEAKEVIDILEPDLVLLDIYFPDGDGIDFLWYIRQHYRHIDVILITAAKEIERVQAAIRGGVFDFLIKPIMFKRLEKTLIKYRDYRKKLQTMGKVSQHEVDRLLHRVTENQVTEQLVPKGIDPLTLKKVKKELLRFSDGITAEEFGQYIGISRTTARRYLEYLVSTGEVKADLSYGKVGRPERTYIVLQTMES encoded by the coding sequence ATGAGTAATGTACAAGTTCTTATTGTCGAGGACGAACTAAAAAATCTAGAAATTAACCGCCATTTTACGGAAAAAGTAGAGGGATTTGAAGTATGTGGAATCGCTGCATCGATTGAGGAAGCAAAAGAAGTAATTGATATACTAGAACCTGATCTTGTTTTGCTAGATATATACTTTCCGGATGGAGATGGGATTGACTTTTTATGGTATATTAGGCAGCATTACCGTCATATAGATGTCATTTTAATAACAGCAGCAAAAGAAATAGAACGAGTACAAGCCGCCATACGTGGGGGTGTCTTTGACTTTTTAATTAAGCCTATTATGTTTAAGCGTCTCGAAAAAACGTTAATTAAATATCGTGACTATCGTAAAAAGCTACAAACCATGGGAAAAGTAAGCCAGCATGAAGTGGATCGATTACTCCATCGAGTAACGGAAAATCAAGTAACTGAGCAACTTGTTCCGAAGGGGATTGATCCATTAACATTAAAAAAAGTTAAAAAAGAATTGTTGAGATTTTCAGATGGTATTACAGCTGAAGAATTCGGACAATACATAGGAATCAGTCGAACAACGGCTCGCCGTTATTTAGAGTATCTCGTTTCAACAGGAGAGGTCAAAGCCGACCTCTCATATGGAAAAGTGGGTAGACCTGAACGAACTTACATCGTTTTACAGACTATGGAATCATAA